In one window of Maribacter sp. BPC-D8 DNA:
- a CDS encoding M14 family metallopeptidase — protein sequence MKDLDYNNIMVPAISGRYINYDHVNEFLKTLPASFKIEVVGKSVRKESIISITFGSGPNKILMWSQMHGNESTTTKAVVDLLSYLKQDIAEVLEISKSCTLKIIPILSPDGARDYTRINANKIDLNRDAQDLSQPESRVLKSVYEEFKPNYCLNLHDQRTIFNVGDTNKPATVSFLAPAYDKDRNISPSRKLSMQLIAAMNDKLQKEIPGQVGRYDDGFNANCVGDAFQMRETPTVLFEAGHYADDYDRDKTRVFIFKALLKGIQVISKNLVSDYSIEQYSSIPENGKQFVDILIVNDNYIKNQLTKSKLVPIQYKEVLNNGKVTFKPELYHFEKQPSEIFAHKTLNCNDENDILWLKENDLLKLLS from the coding sequence ATGAAAGATTTGGATTATAATAATATAATGGTGCCTGCTATTTCTGGAAGGTATATTAACTATGACCATGTAAATGAGTTTTTAAAAACGCTGCCGGCTTCTTTTAAAATTGAAGTTGTCGGAAAATCGGTAAGAAAAGAATCTATTATAAGTATTACGTTTGGTAGCGGTCCAAATAAAATTTTAATGTGGTCTCAAATGCATGGCAACGAATCGACAACTACAAAAGCAGTTGTTGATTTATTGAGCTATTTGAAACAAGATATTGCTGAAGTTTTAGAAATTTCGAAATCTTGTACTTTAAAAATTATTCCAATATTAAGTCCTGATGGTGCTCGAGATTATACCAGAATAAATGCTAACAAAATTGACCTTAATAGAGATGCACAAGATTTGTCTCAACCAGAGAGTCGAGTTCTAAAATCAGTTTATGAAGAATTTAAACCAAACTACTGTTTAAATCTTCACGACCAACGAACTATATTTAATGTAGGTGATACGAATAAACCAGCTACGGTTTCTTTTTTGGCACCTGCTTATGATAAAGACAGAAATATTTCACCATCTCGGAAATTAAGTATGCAGCTTATTGCCGCTATGAATGATAAATTACAAAAAGAAATTCCTGGGCAGGTGGGTAGGTATGATGATGGTTTTAATGCGAATTGTGTTGGTGATGCTTTTCAAATGAGAGAAACGCCCACAGTATTGTTCGAAGCAGGTCATTACGCAGATGATTACGATAGAGATAAAACTAGGGTATTTATTTTTAAGGCTTTATTAAAAGGTATACAGGTAATATCAAAGAATCTTGTCTCAGATTATAGCATAGAGCAATATTCGTCTATACCTGAAAATGGGAAACAGTTTGTAGATATCTTAATTGTAAATGACAATTATATTAAAAATCAGCTAACCAAGAGCAAACTTGTGCCAATACAGTATAAAGAGGTATTAAATAACGGCAAAGTTACGTTTAAGCCAGAATTATATCATTTTGAAAAGCAACCTTCAGAGATTTTCGCACATAAGACATTGAACTGCAATGATGAAAATGATATTTTATGGCTCAAAGAAAATGATTTGTTGAAGCTGCTTTCGTGA
- a CDS encoding sterol desaturase family protein codes for MDFTNPLVYGAPAFIAFILLELTYSKTHGDDDLYDWKDFAASSVMGIGSAIIGPLLKVILLVVLFEYAYEFFNPMVDGVRTNIMGYKSFGYAWYVWLLCQLADDFTYYWFHRANHEIRILWAAHIVHHSSDNFNLGTAIRNGWFTLLYKPFFYVWMPIIGFPVEMVVVCLAIESFWQFQLHSQYVPKMGFIEKIFNTHTMHQVHHAQNVEYLDKNHGGFLNFFDKIFGTWKEYDENIDVKFGVIHAPNSNNPIVILTHEFKDIWADTKKSKKLSHKLMYIFGPPGWSHDGSTMTVKQQQRLSEEQKQANPGVTFDRPN; via the coding sequence ATGGATTTCACTAACCCCCTGGTGTATGGCGCACCAGCCTTTATTGCCTTTATTTTATTAGAATTGACTTACAGCAAAACTCATGGAGATGATGATCTTTATGATTGGAAAGATTTTGCTGCCAGTAGTGTTATGGGAATTGGATCTGCCATTATCGGTCCTTTATTAAAAGTAATTTTATTAGTTGTTCTTTTTGAATATGCTTATGAGTTTTTTAACCCAATGGTTGATGGTGTAAGAACTAATATTATGGGGTATAAGTCGTTCGGCTATGCTTGGTATGTTTGGTTGCTTTGTCAATTAGCAGATGATTTTACGTACTATTGGTTTCACAGAGCAAATCATGAAATTCGTATTCTATGGGCGGCACATATAGTGCATCATTCTTCAGATAACTTTAATCTTGGTACTGCTATTCGTAATGGTTGGTTCACTTTGTTGTACAAGCCTTTTTTCTATGTTTGGATGCCGATTATCGGTTTTCCTGTAGAGATGGTGGTTGTATGTTTAGCGATTGAGTCTTTCTGGCAGTTTCAATTACACTCGCAATATGTTCCAAAAATGGGATTCATTGAGAAAATATTTAATACGCATACAATGCACCAGGTACACCACGCTCAGAATGTGGAGTATTTAGATAAGAATCACGGTGGATTTTTAAATTTCTTTGATAAGATTTTTGGAACTTGGAAAGAGTATGATGAAAATATTGATGTAAAATTTGGTGTTATTCATGCTCCAAACTCTAACAACCCTATAGTAATTCTTACGCATGAGTTTAAAGATATTTGGGCAGATACTAAAAAATCAAAAAAGCTAAGTCACAAGTTAATGTACATATTCGGTCCTCCGGGGTGGAGTCATGACGGTAGTACTATGACTGTAAAGCAACAACAGCGATTGTCTGAGGAGCAGAAACAGGCAAACCCTGGTGTTACCTTTGATAGACCTAATTAA
- the aroB gene encoding 3-dehydroquinate synthase has product MDSIISDSYAVHFNENAFQALNNHLAEKRYSTIFILVDENTHELCLPNFMAEIHGDYQFEIIEIESGEINKNIETCVGVWEALSELGADRKSILINLGGGVLTDMGGFIASTFKRGIDFINVPTTLLSMVDASVGGKTGVDLGSLKNQIGVINQPVMVLVVPDFLDTLENRQVISGFAEMLKHGLIQDTSYWEALKKAEGLEDMKKHILTSIHIKNKVVLQDPTEQNIRKILNYGHTLGHAIESYFLESDTKEMLLHGEAIAIGMILEGYLSNKLLELSDESLADIKTTFLNRYDKVEFSNEDIENILKLMKYDKKNSHGKVNFVLLKSIGKPEYDIEIPVELFTEAFAYYKV; this is encoded by the coding sequence ATGGATTCTATAATTTCAGATTCTTACGCAGTACATTTCAACGAAAATGCTTTTCAAGCATTGAACAATCACCTAGCAGAAAAAAGATATTCTACTATTTTCATTTTAGTAGATGAAAATACACATGAGCTTTGCTTGCCAAATTTCATGGCTGAGATTCATGGTGATTATCAGTTCGAAATTATTGAAATTGAATCAGGAGAAATAAACAAGAACATAGAAACATGTGTTGGTGTTTGGGAGGCTTTATCTGAATTAGGTGCTGATCGCAAAAGTATCTTGATAAATTTAGGTGGTGGCGTATTAACTGATATGGGCGGCTTTATAGCTTCTACATTTAAAAGAGGTATTGATTTTATTAATGTACCTACTACCCTATTATCTATGGTAGACGCCTCGGTTGGCGGTAAAACTGGCGTTGACCTAGGTTCTTTAAAAAATCAAATTGGCGTCATTAATCAGCCCGTAATGGTACTTGTAGTTCCTGATTTTCTTGATACGTTAGAAAATAGACAGGTTATAAGCGGATTTGCAGAAATGCTAAAACACGGTCTTATTCAAGACACAAGCTATTGGGAAGCCTTGAAAAAGGCTGAAGGTTTAGAGGATATGAAAAAACACATTCTTACATCTATCCATATTAAAAACAAGGTGGTACTTCAAGACCCTACAGAGCAGAATATACGTAAGATATTAAATTACGGACACACACTTGGTCACGCCATAGAATCTTATTTCTTAGAGAGCGATACGAAAGAAATGCTATTACATGGAGAGGCGATTGCCATAGGTATGATTCTAGAAGGATATCTTTCGAATAAACTATTAGAACTTTCAGATGAATCTTTAGCCGATATAAAAACTACTTTTTTAAATAGATATGATAAAGTAGAATTTTCAAATGAGGATATTGAAAATATTCTTAAACTAATGAAGTACGACAAGAAAAACTCTCATGGTAAAGTCAATTTTGTGTTGTTGAAATCTATTGGTAAACCTGAATATGACATTGAAATTCCTGTAGAATTATTCACCGAGGCATTCGCTTACTACAAAGTTTGA
- a CDS encoding helix-turn-helix domain-containing protein, whose protein sequence is MLDTTSFLSRLKTILAHNELSYAAFADLIQVQRSSISHLLNGRNKPSLEFIIKVDQAFAEVDLQWLLYGTGTFPQTETNPTPKPKDTKDTKEAQVNVTNKMNEKNLERIIMFYTDGTFKTYSEF, encoded by the coding sequence ATGCTAGACACCACTTCTTTTCTTTCAAGACTAAAGACGATTTTAGCGCACAATGAACTATCATATGCTGCGTTTGCAGATTTAATACAAGTGCAACGGTCTAGTATTTCTCACTTACTAAACGGAAGAAATAAACCTAGTTTAGAATTTATTATTAAAGTAGATCAAGCCTTTGCAGAAGTAGACTTACAATGGTTGTTGTACGGAACAGGAACTTTTCCTCAAACAGAAACCAACCCTACACCCAAACCCAAAGACACCAAAGACACCAAAGAAGCTCAAGTAAATGTCACAAACAAGATGAACGAAAAAAACTTAGAACGAATAATTATGTTCTATACTGATGGTACTTTTAAAACGTACTCTGAGTTTTAA
- the mscL gene encoding large-conductance mechanosensitive channel protein MscL, protein MKKFFEEFKNFAIKGNMIDLAVGIIIGTAFNKVVSTIVSAVIMPPLSLLTDDVNLSNKKWILREAADSAEEVAIGYGELIESLIDFGIIAFTIFVMVKFINRFKEKSEDPSNKEVETPKNIALLSSMEQLLKEQNAILKNKK, encoded by the coding sequence ATGAAAAAATTTTTCGAAGAGTTTAAGAATTTTGCCATTAAAGGCAATATGATAGATTTGGCTGTCGGTATCATTATTGGTACAGCATTTAATAAAGTTGTTAGCACAATTGTTTCGGCTGTTATTATGCCGCCACTTTCTTTGTTGACAGACGATGTTAACTTATCAAATAAAAAGTGGATTCTTAGAGAAGCGGCAGATTCAGCAGAAGAAGTGGCTATTGGTTATGGTGAACTTATTGAATCATTAATAGATTTCGGAATAATAGCTTTTACCATTTTTGTAATGGTAAAATTTATAAATAGGTTTAAAGAGAAGTCTGAAGATCCATCAAACAAAGAAGTGGAAACTCCTAAAAATATTGCCTTATTATCTAGTATGGAGCAGCTGTTGAAAGAGCAAAATGCTATACTTAAAAACAAAAAGTAA
- a CDS encoding DNA gyrase/topoisomerase IV subunit A gives MEENDDLNEEINENLSEENGNNIDSSEALTRVSGMYKDWFLDYASYVILERAVPAIEDGFKPVQRRIMHSLKELDDGRYNKVANVVGHTMQYHPHGDASIADAMVQIGQKDLLIDTQGNWGNILTGDRAAASRYIEARLSKFALEVIFSPKITEWQMSYDGRKKEPVNLPVKFPLLLAQGAEGIAVGLSTKVLAHNFIELIDASIKHLKGQRFKIYPDFPTAGIIDVTNYNDGLRGGKIRVRAKISQLDKNTLVINEIPYGTNTGSLIESILKANEKGKIKIKKIEDNTAADVEILVHLPSGISPDRTIDALYAFTACESSISPLGCIIEDNKPLFIGVTEMLRRSTDSTVELLKQELEIQLKELEEQWHFASLERIFIENRIYRDIEEEETWEGVIAAIDKGLAPFTKHLKRAVTEEDITRLTEIRIKRISKFDLDKAQQHLESLQERIAEVKHHLANLIEFAINYFKNLKETYGKDRGRLTEIRVFDDIEATKVAIRNTKLYVNREEGFVGTSLKKDEYVTDCSDIDDIIMITNEGKMMVSKVDSKIFVGKGIIHVAVFKKKDKRTTYNLVYKDGKGGATYIKRFNVTSITRDREYDLTTGKAGSQVLYFSANPNGEAEVITVLLRQVGSVKKLKWDIDFSDVLIKGRASKGNIVTKYSVKRIELKEKGVSTLKPRKIWFDDVVRRLNVDGRGELLGEFKGDDLLMVINQKGIVKTFLPVLTSHFDDDMIVLEKWIPEKPISAIYWEGEKERFYIKRFLIESENKEELFISEHPKSYLELVSTDWKPMVEIEFPKPRGKEAKDNESVEVESFISIKGIKALGNQFITEKVKNINLLDPLPYEPEVPEEVENIEVVDEESLASGDDAENSKDEDGASADEPTLFD, from the coding sequence ATGGAGGAAAATGACGATTTGAACGAGGAAATAAACGAAAACCTTTCCGAAGAAAACGGTAATAATATTGACTCATCTGAGGCACTGACCAGGGTTTCTGGCATGTATAAAGATTGGTTTCTAGATTACGCATCTTACGTAATTTTAGAACGAGCGGTACCTGCTATTGAAGACGGATTCAAGCCTGTGCAACGACGTATCATGCATTCTTTAAAAGAGCTTGATGATGGTCGTTATAACAAAGTGGCTAATGTAGTTGGTCATACCATGCAGTATCACCCACATGGTGATGCTAGTATTGCAGATGCCATGGTTCAAATTGGTCAGAAAGACCTCTTAATAGATACTCAAGGTAACTGGGGTAACATTCTTACCGGCGATAGAGCTGCTGCATCTAGGTATATTGAGGCTAGACTTTCTAAATTTGCTTTAGAAGTTATATTTAGTCCCAAAATTACCGAGTGGCAAATGTCATATGATGGTAGAAAAAAAGAGCCTGTAAACTTACCGGTAAAGTTTCCGTTATTATTGGCTCAAGGGGCAGAGGGTATTGCTGTAGGTTTATCTACCAAAGTGTTGGCTCATAACTTTATTGAGCTTATTGATGCTTCTATTAAACATTTAAAGGGACAGCGATTTAAGATTTATCCCGATTTTCCGACGGCAGGTATTATTGATGTTACGAATTATAATGACGGACTCAGAGGTGGTAAAATTAGGGTTCGGGCAAAGATATCTCAGTTAGATAAGAATACACTAGTAATCAATGAAATACCTTACGGTACTAATACTGGTAGTTTAATAGAATCTATCTTAAAGGCTAATGAGAAAGGCAAGATTAAAATCAAGAAAATTGAGGATAATACCGCTGCAGATGTTGAGATTTTAGTTCATCTTCCTTCTGGTATTTCTCCAGATAGAACCATCGATGCTTTGTATGCTTTTACAGCGTGCGAATCTTCTATTTCTCCGCTAGGTTGTATTATTGAAGATAACAAGCCTTTGTTTATTGGGGTTACAGAAATGCTTAGAAGGTCTACCGATTCTACGGTAGAATTATTGAAGCAAGAGCTCGAAATTCAACTTAAAGAACTTGAAGAGCAATGGCACTTCGCTTCACTTGAAAGAATTTTTATTGAGAATCGTATCTATCGAGATATTGAAGAAGAAGAAACTTGGGAGGGTGTAATAGCCGCAATCGATAAAGGTTTAGCGCCATTTACAAAGCACCTAAAGCGAGCGGTTACTGAAGAAGATATAACTAGACTTACCGAAATACGAATTAAAAGAATTTCGAAATTTGATTTAGATAAAGCTCAGCAGCACCTAGAGAGCTTGCAAGAGCGTATTGCAGAGGTCAAGCATCATTTGGCTAATCTTATTGAATTCGCGATTAACTACTTCAAAAATCTTAAAGAAACTTACGGTAAAGACAGAGGTCGTTTAACCGAAATTCGAGTTTTTGATGATATTGAAGCTACTAAGGTTGCGATTAGAAATACCAAACTCTATGTAAATAGAGAAGAGGGATTTGTGGGAACATCTTTAAAGAAAGATGAATATGTTACTGATTGTAGCGATATAGATGATATTATTATGATTACCAACGAAGGTAAGATGATGGTGTCAAAAGTGGATTCTAAAATATTTGTAGGCAAAGGAATCATTCATGTTGCAGTATTCAAGAAAAAAGATAAGCGTACCACCTATAACCTTGTTTATAAGGACGGTAAAGGTGGTGCTACATATATTAAGCGTTTTAATGTTACCAGTATCACTAGAGATAGAGAGTACGATTTAACTACCGGTAAAGCTGGTTCCCAGGTGTTGTATTTCTCTGCTAACCCTAATGGTGAGGCTGAAGTTATAACCGTTTTGCTTCGTCAAGTGGGCAGTGTTAAGAAACTGAAATGGGACATTGACTTTTCTGATGTTTTGATTAAAGGAAGAGCTTCGAAAGGTAATATTGTAACCAAGTACTCTGTTAAGCGAATTGAATTAAAAGAAAAAGGAGTGTCTACACTGAAGCCAAGAAAGATTTGGTTTGATGATGTAGTACGTAGATTAAATGTTGATGGTAGGGGAGAATTGCTAGGGGAATTTAAAGGTGATGATTTACTAATGGTTATTAATCAGAAAGGAATAGTAAAAACCTTTTTACCTGTACTAACTTCTCATTTCGATGATGATATGATCGTGTTAGAGAAATGGATACCAGAGAAACCAATTTCTGCTATTTATTGGGAAGGTGAAAAAGAACGCTTTTATATTAAAAGGTTTTTGATTGAAAGTGAAAACAAAGAGGAGTTGTTTATTTCAGAGCATCCGAAATCATACTTAGAGCTTGTTTCTACAGATTGGAAACCAATGGTTGAAATTGAATTCCCTAAGCCTAGAGGTAAAGAAGCTAAAGATAATGAATCTGTTGAAGTCGAGAGTTTTATATCGATTAAGGGTATTAAAGCTTTAGGTAATCAATTTATTACAGAAAAGGTTAAAAACATCAATCTTCTTGATCCTTTGCCTTATGAACCAGAGGTTCCTGAAGAAGTTGAAAATATTGAAGTTGTAGATGAAGAATCTCTAGCATCTGGTGATGATGCTGAGAATTCTAAAGATGAAGACGGTGCATCTGCAGATGAGCCAACATTATTTGATTAG
- a CDS encoding DinB family protein: MTVKDLQEDELQFFYGTYLKTLDEQEDLKSALVNGRKSFEDLVQGLTDEQFLHSYGEGKWTVAEVLVHLIDTERVFQYRAFRISRNDKTSLPGFDHNTFVTESNANQRTKEDILKEYLHVRDSSISLFDTMLNANQKRMGTASGIPWSVGALGLVISGHQKHHENILQERYFN, encoded by the coding sequence ATGACGGTTAAAGATTTACAAGAAGACGAATTACAATTTTTCTACGGTACTTATTTGAAAACTCTTGATGAACAAGAAGATTTAAAATCTGCTTTAGTAAATGGAAGAAAAAGTTTTGAAGATTTAGTTCAAGGTTTGACCGATGAACAATTTTTGCACAGTTATGGGGAAGGTAAATGGACCGTAGCTGAAGTTTTGGTTCACTTAATTGATACGGAACGTGTATTTCAATATCGTGCTTTTAGAATATCTAGAAACGATAAAACCTCATTGCCAGGTTTTGACCATAATACATTCGTTACTGAAAGTAATGCCAACCAACGTACAAAAGAAGATATACTAAAAGAATATCTTCATGTTCGTGATTCTTCAATTAGTTTGTTCGATACTATGCTAAATGCAAATCAAAAAAGAATGGGTACCGCCAGTGGTATTCCTTGGTCTGTAGGTGCATTAGGTTTGGTGATAAGTGGTCACCAAAAGCATCATGAAAATATTTTACAAGAACGCTATTTTAACTAA
- a CDS encoding Lrp/AsnC family transcriptional regulator: protein MGKVKLDEIDHQILDMLIDNTRTPFTDIAKKLLISAGTVHVRVKKMEEAGIIKGSSLTLDYVKLGYAFIAYVGIFLEKTHQTKFVLERLNQIPNVTIAHITTGKFNIFCKIRAKDTTHAKNIIFKIDDIDGISRTETMISLEESFNDKKRLMHTIFNEL from the coding sequence ATGGGCAAAGTCAAATTAGACGAAATAGACCACCAAATTCTAGATATGTTGATTGACAACACTAGAACTCCTTTTACTGATATTGCAAAAAAACTTCTTATATCTGCCGGTACGGTACACGTAAGGGTTAAGAAAATGGAAGAAGCGGGAATCATAAAAGGTTCATCACTTACTTTAGATTATGTAAAACTTGGTTATGCCTTTATAGCATACGTAGGTATTTTTCTTGAAAAAACTCACCAAACTAAATTTGTGCTTGAGCGTTTAAATCAAATACCAAACGTTACCATTGCACATATAACAACAGGTAAATTCAATATTTTCTGTAAAATTAGAGCAAAAGATACTACGCACGCCAAAAATATTATTTTTAAAATAGATGATATCGATGGTATTAGTAGAACAGAAACGATGATTTCATTAGAAGAAAGTTTTAATGATAAAAAACGTTTGATGCATACTATTTTTAATGAGTTATAA